The Andrena cerasifolii isolate SP2316 chromosome 15, iyAndCera1_principal, whole genome shotgun sequence genome includes a window with the following:
- the LOC143377105 gene encoding uncharacterized protein LOC143377105 isoform X4 codes for MVLTVTEDTPADMLAGSMELLVQLPREHHHQTQRVTVQRSTPMMDLLVQIATAQKLAASSYTLQAIGERGMVLPHQPNTPIGALDALQVKLLPKQGTFVPRKTKQSNQPFETTFRLQVHLPRNQLYVSRVSPKMNLGEILEEVCREKNLDKNKYELRHPANLEETLDLSLSLQDYHLQEVTLYAKQGRTLGSALSTQDIMALQRQEERRRQQAKQGVFGFVFKKSKESSLSTDSLGGRSASPARSDETGRSTSPLQPPARPQRKRRPAPKPPTLAQAEVSNGSEENTGDSSKDKVVISHSRNSSDSSGYHEASVLSDNPDSAGRLPETLPRRNRLPIETPRKLAHTSQSSKSLSNLAFVPGTLTHGISSTSLSSAGLRKKRTAPPPPANRPLSSAISTQALERIVDSEESLTSDMEPSKPASDIGESEARPKASSDIGVTTVGAKLSPGFEPEPANPEPKACKLEVAPRHRAGSVNAKLPSDEPRNVAPVEDAPVDARVPRKRAGEPAPLPKPRKTSATGSTLVRPQVPKRKLAPPSPLSRTLSSSSSNVDRLPSTASEASSSIPCGTSVDSFESAGRSSVRSDGKPESGEKVDATSVCSTSEDEVFLTPGIDQSEACFDYNSITLEEKEEGSLKMVGNSGKESSNHEVQENGGQSAKSSTRSTPRQEKKLCAVISTVPKCAHLDLLAESGDLLSSVERGKKAQGEQSAEAKAGVDEVAAQNREPKRARIPRTASKSNDFETNTLEKQKRHLTSHAEDITFALNLNVTSNVGLRQKEERDTRCQDVSGGELHHGLGGSADTKLSQTDVLLQKVSDTLSNSLPVSPPSERVQKPEASSVSKKTEPSAMKKSVNQQGNDFQDGVIVSTSTPNLTVNSQQDTSDYVSAADEDLSIADWEYQLPAPPSAFRDTASPSFESFEEVAESPESFEDPEIKGQVEALHREPKDSSAKAPERQEPEKRTQEKPYRQLRSECSLKKEVICELENRISTLPQGAKDSDSRRSSDNSSTPKVAPVDNPLSNFTITTYSRQKNLNIFEEVEEQSRRKNADDRFVKSFATLSRNRSNSDELEDRGSKEFNAGTLQGKRRVNAEDEGKKLEPKTQTDTSQRWQAGNEKGNVQRSKSYASVCDKPEPQRDPPQEGVRNGGHAEEAKDAGVKKATSITSLNATAPTGNERFSQWREKILKRQEEPTKEKQLQSLQVLKSILPQLKNAQQAEENVPKESDDTVLPEKTRPETASTEHSVESSVVSARDSRPAPSSKDLEPGSKKPPPETSAKRYTYSGPPAISLGSWSERPSVNIQIKMDTDYKLGLKRASGRTIVNINGTRDEIDGSNCAEDSMKPRDKGKIEVAPSERREPNELARKLITHTTASGFKKPVLNRLASEAKPPGGEKPVVTGVELKKSFAEGSAVDTSPVNFKELTKAFGQDVCLRPKPKRSTLTRRSDVQVESDPGKLNGHCGPEKSNSSDQYLTNDQDTRPKRFTSVVGIHPQNQGNFPFRNGNLPVVKGFKISSAKLDQNQNREASKEPRNGVPKPPTMPVITGVTLKNARPKSMPVQVDQRDVLLESIRNFGGRENLKSATERC; via the exons GTACATCTACCAAGAAACCAGTTGTACGTGTCCCGAGTCAGTCCGAAGATGAACCTGGGTGAAATCCTGGAGGAGGTCTGCCGCGAGAAGAATCTCGACAAGAACAAGTACGAGCTACGTCACCCAG CAAACCTGGAGGAGACCCTGGACCTGTCGCTGTCCCTGCAGGATTACCATCTTCAGGAAGTGACGCTGTACGCCAAGCAAGGCAGGACCCTCGGCTCCGCCCTGAGCACGCAGGACATAATGGCCCTGCAGAGGCAGGAGGAGCGTCGGAGGCAGCAGGCCAAGCAGGGTGTCTTCGGCTTCGTCTTCAAGAAGTCCAAGGAGAGCTCGCTGAGCACGGACAGCCTCGGCGGACGCAGCGCGTCGCCGGCTAGGAGCGACGAGACTGGCAGGAGCACTAGTCCTCTTCAGCCACCTGCTAGGCCCCAAAGAAAGCGGAGACCAGCGCCCAAGCCTCCCACGCTGGCCCAGGCAGAAGTTAGCAAT GGTTCTGAGGAGAATACCGGAGACTCCAGCAAGGACAAAGTAGTGATCAGCCACAGCCGCAACAGCAGCGATAGTTCCGGGTACCACGAGGCTTCCGTGCTGAGCGATAACCCTGACTCTGCCGGGAGACTACCAGAAACATTGCCCAGGAGGAACAGGCTGCCAATCGAGACGCCCAGGAAGCTGGCGCACACGTCGCAGTCCAGCAAGAGCCTCAGCAACCTGGCTTTCGTCCCTGGCACTCTTACCCACGGAATTAGCAGCACCTCGCTGAGTTCCGCAG GTCTGAGAAAGAAAAGGACAGCGCCTCCTCCGCCAGCGAACAGACCCCTCTCGTCCGCGATCTCCACCCAAGCACTGGAGCGCATAGTCGACTCCGAGGAGTCGCTGACGTCCGACATGGAGCCTTCCAAGCCGGCGTCGGACATCGGCGAAAGCGAGGCTCGCCCGAAGGCGAGCTCGGACATAGGCGTGACCACTGTGGGCGCGAAGCTGTCTCCGGGCTTCGAGCCGGAGCCAGCGAACCCAGAGCCGAAAGCCTGCAAGCTGGAGGTCGCGCCGCGTCACAGAGCCGGCTCCGTGAACGCTAAGTTGCCTAGCGACGAGCCGAGGAACGTTGCACCCGTAGAAGACGCTCCCGTAGATGCTAGAGTGCCGCGAAAGAGAG CTGGAGAACCCGCTCCGCTTCCCAAGCCTAGAAAAACCTCTGCGACTGGTAGCACGTTGGTGAGGCCCCAGGTGCCGAAACGCAAGCTAGCGCCGCCCTCCCCGTTGAGTAGAACCCTCAGCTCCAGCTCCAGCAATGTAGACCGCTTGCCCAGCACTGCGAGCGAAGCAAGCTCGAGCATCCCTTGCGGGACCAGCGTGGACAGCTTCGAATCTGCCGGAAGAAGCTCTGTAAGGTCTGACGGGAAGCCTGAAAGCGGAGAGAAGGTGGACGCCACCTCCGTCTGTTCCACCAGCGAGGACGAAGTGTTCCTGACTCCTGGGATCGATCAGAGCGAAGCGTGCTTTGATTACAACTCGATAACCTTGGAAGAAAAGGAGGAGGGATCGCTGAAGATGGTGGGGAACTCCGGTAAGGAATCCAGCAACCACGAAGTCCAGGAGAATGGAGGTCAGAGCGCCAAGTCGTCGACGAGGAGCACCCCTCGGCAGGAGAAGAAACTCTGCGCTGTGATTTCAACGGTGCCGAAGTGCGCCCACTTGGATCTGCTGGCGGAGAGCGGAGATCTGTTGTCCAGTGTTGAGAGGGGCAAGAAGGCTCAGGGGGAGCAGAGCGCGGAGGCTAAAGCAGGCGTTGATGAGGTGGCCGCCCAGAACAGGGAGCCGAAGAGGGCAAGGATCCCTCGAACAGCATCGAAGTCGAACGACTTCGAAACGAACACGCTGGAGAAACAGAAGAGGCATCTGACGTCCCACGCGGAGGACATCACGTTCGCTTTGAACCTGAATGTCACGTCTAACGTCGGCCTGCGACAGAAAGAGGAGCGGGACACTCGTTGCCAGGATGTTAGTGGAGGAGAGTTGCATCACGGATTGGGTGGATCAG CAGATACGAAGCTCTCGCAAACGGACGTTCTGCTGCAAAAGGTGTCCGACACCCTGTCCAACTCTCTGCCAGTCTCGCCTCCCAGCGAGCGTGTCCAAAAGCCGGAAGCAAGCAGCGTCTCCAAGAAAACGGAGCCCTCCGCTATGAAGAAGTCCGTAAACCAGCAGGGCAACGATTTCCAAGACGGTGTAATAGTGAGCACCAGTACGCCGAATCTGACAGTGAACTCGCAGCAGGACACCTCGGACTACGTGTCAGCTGCGGACGAAGACCTGTCGATCGCAGACTGGGAGTACCAGCTTCCCGCTCCGCCGAGTGCTTTCAGGGACACAGCTTCCCCGTCCTTCGAGAGCTTCGAAGAAGTCGCCGAGTCCCCTGAGTCCTTCGAGGACCCAGAGATCAAAGGGCAAGTCGAAGCGCTGCACAGAGAGCCGAAGGACTCCTCGGCGAAAGCTCCGGAGAGGCAGGAGCCAGAGAAGAGAACCCAGGAGAAGCCTTACAGACAGCTGAGATCAGAGTGCAGCCTGAAGAAAGAAGTGATCTGCGAGCTGGAGAACAGAATAAGTACGCTGCCTCAGGGTGCGAAGGACTCTGACTCCAGGAGAAGCTCCGACAACTCGTCCACCCCAAAAGTAGCTCCCGTGGACAACCCTCTGTCCAACTTCACCATCACGACCTACAGCAGGCAGAAAAATCTGAACATATTCgaggaggtggaggagcagTCTCGCAGGAAGAATGCGGACGACAGGTTCGTCAAGTCGTTCGCGACGTTGTCCAGGAACAGAAGCAACTCGGACGAGCTTGAAGACAGAGGATCGAAGGAGTTCAACGCGGGAACGCTGCAGGGGAAGAGGAGGGTGAACGCTGAAGACGAGGGGAAGAAGCTGGAACCAAAGACGCAAACGGACACCTCGCAGAGGTGGCAAGCTGGCAATGAGAAGGGCAACGTTCAGAGGTCCAAGAGCTACGCGTCGGTGTGCGACAAGCCCGAGCCCCaaagggacccgcctcaggagGGTGTCAGGAATGGCGGGCACGCGGAGGAAGCGAAGGATGCTGGGGTGAAGAAGGCAACGAGCATCACCAGCCTGAATGCTACTGCGCCTACGGGCAACGAGAGGTTCTCCCAGTGGAGGGAGAAGATTTTGAAGCGGCAAGAGGAACCTACCAAAGAAAAACAACTGCAGTCTCTACAG GTGCTGAAGAGCATTTTGCCGCAGTTGAAGAACGCTCAACAGGCGGAGGAAAATGTGCCCAAAGAATCTGATGACACAGTATTACCAGAGAAAACGAG GCCCGAGACTGCGTCTACCGAACATTCGGTCGAGTCGAGTGTAGTTTCGGCCCGCGACTCTCGACCAGCGCCAAGCAGCAAGGATCTGGAGCCGGGGTCGAAGAAGCCGCCACCAGAGACGAGTGCAAAGCGTTACACTTATTCCGGCCCTCCCGCGATCAGCTTGGGCAGCTGGTCGGAGCGACCCAGCGTCAATATCCAGATCAAAATGGACACGGACTACAAGCTGGGACTGAAGAGAGCCAGTGGCAGGACCATTGTAAATATAAACGGTACGAGGGATGAGATCGACGGCTCGAATTGCGCCGAGGATTCCATGAAGCCTCGTGACAAGGGTAAGATCGAAGTTGCGCCTTCGGAGAGGAGGGAGCCGAATGAACTAGCCCGGAAGCTGATCACGCACACGACAGCGTCAGGCTTCAAGAAGCCAGTTCTGAACAGGCTCGCCTCGGAGGCAAAGCCGCCGGGCGGCGAGAAGCCTGTGGTGACGGGGGTGGAGCTGAAGAAGAGCTTCGCCGAGGGCAGCGCGGTCGACACCTCCCCTGTGAACTTCAAGGAGCTGACCAAGGCGTTCGGCCAGGACGTCTGCCTCCGGCCGAAGCCCAAAAGGTCCACCTTGACCAGGCGCTCGGATGTCCAGGTCGAAAGTGACCCCGGGAAACTGAATGGGCACTGTGGTCCCGAGAAAAGCAACTCCAGCGATCAGTACCTGACCAACGACCAAGACACTAGGCCCAAGAGGTTCACTTCTGTCGTTGGCATACACCCGCAGAATCAGGGGAACTTCCCTTTCAGAAACGGGAACCTGCCTGTGGTGAAGGGCTTCAAGATCTCGAGCGCCAAGCTCGACCAGAATCAAAACAGGGAAGCCTCCAAAGAGCCGCGCAATGGTGTCCCGAAGCCTCCGACTATGCCTGTTATCACCGGCGTCACTTTGAAGAACGCCAGGCCCAAGTCTATGCCTGTCCAGGTCGACCAGAGGGACGTGTTGCTGGAGTCGATTAGGAACTTCGGAGGCCGCGAGAACCTGAAGAGC GCTACGGAAAGATGTTAA
- the LOC143377105 gene encoding uncharacterized protein LOC143377105 isoform X3 translates to MGLKLRRLLRRLWTREERPSRMVLTVTEDTPADMLAGSMELLVQLPREHHHQTQRVTVQRSTPMMDLLVQIATAQKLAASSYTLQAIGERGMVLPHQPNTPIGALDALQVKLLPKQGTFVPRKTKQSNQPFETTFRLQVHLPRNQLYVSRVSPKMNLGEILEEVCREKNLDKNKYELRHPANLEETLDLSLSLQDYHLQEVTLYAKQGRTLGSALSTQDIMALQRQEERRRQQAKQGVFGFVFKKSKESSLSTDSLGGRSASPARSDETGRSTSPLQPPARPQRKRRPAPKPPTLAQAEVSNGSEENTGDSSKDKVVISHSRNSSDSSGYHEASVLSDNPDSAGRLPETLPRRNRLPIETPRKLAHTSQSSKSLSNLAFVPGTLTHGISSTSLSSAGLRKKRTAPPPPANRPLSSAISTQALERIVDSEESLTSDMEPSKPASDIGESEARPKASSDIGVTTVGAKLSPGFEPEPANPEPKACKLEVAPRHRAGSVNAKLPSDEPRNVAPVEDAPVDARVPRKRAGEPAPLPKPRKTSATGSTLVRPQVPKRKLAPPSPLSRTLSSSSSNVDRLPSTASEASSSIPCGTSVDSFESAGRSSVRSDGKPESGEKVDATSVCSTSEDEVFLTPGIDQSEACFDYNSITLEEKEEGSLKMVGNSGKESSNHEVQENGGQSAKSSTRSTPRQEKKLCAVISTVPKCAHLDLLAESGDLLSSVERGKKAQGEQSAEAKAGVDEVAAQNREPKRARIPRTASKSNDFETNTLEKQKRHLTSHAEDITFALNLNVTSNVGLRQKEERDTRCQDVSGGELHHGLGGSADTKLSQTDVLLQKVSDTLSNSLPVSPPSERVQKPEASSVSKKTEPSAMKKSVNQQGNDFQDGVIVSTSTPNLTVNSQQDTSDYVSAADEDLSIADWEYQLPAPPSAFRDTASPSFESFEEVAESPESFEDPEIKGQVEALHREPKDSSAKAPERQEPEKRTQEKPYRQLRSECSLKKEVICELENRISTLPQGAKDSDSRRSSDNSSTPKVAPVDNPLSNFTITTYSRQKNLNIFEEVEEQSRRKNADDRFVKSFATLSRNRSNSDELEDRGSKEFNAGTLQGKRRVNAEDEGKKLEPKTQTDTSQRWQAGNEKGNVQRSKSYASVCDKPEPQRDPPQEGVRNGGHAEEAKDAGVKKATSITSLNATAPTGNERFSQWREKILKRQEEPTKEKQLQSLQVLKSILPQLKNAQQAEENVPKESDDTVLPEKTRPETASTEHSVESSVVSARDSRPAPSSKDLEPGSKKPPPETSAKRYTYSGPPAISLGSWSERPSVNIQIKMDTDYKLGLKRASGRTIVNINGTRDEIDGSNCAEDSMKPRDKGKIEVAPSERREPNELARKLITHTTASGFKKPVLNRLASEAKPPGGEKPVVTGVELKKSFAEGSAVDTSPVNFKELTKAFGQDVCLRPKPKRSTLTRRSDVQVESDPGKLNGHCGPEKSNSSDQYLTNDQDTRPKRFTSVVGIHPQNQGNFPFRNGNLPVVKGFKISSAKLDQNQNREASKEPRNGVPKPPTMPVITGVTLKNARPKSMPVQVDQRDVLLESIRNFGGRENLKSATERC, encoded by the exons GTACATCTACCAAGAAACCAGTTGTACGTGTCCCGAGTCAGTCCGAAGATGAACCTGGGTGAAATCCTGGAGGAGGTCTGCCGCGAGAAGAATCTCGACAAGAACAAGTACGAGCTACGTCACCCAG CAAACCTGGAGGAGACCCTGGACCTGTCGCTGTCCCTGCAGGATTACCATCTTCAGGAAGTGACGCTGTACGCCAAGCAAGGCAGGACCCTCGGCTCCGCCCTGAGCACGCAGGACATAATGGCCCTGCAGAGGCAGGAGGAGCGTCGGAGGCAGCAGGCCAAGCAGGGTGTCTTCGGCTTCGTCTTCAAGAAGTCCAAGGAGAGCTCGCTGAGCACGGACAGCCTCGGCGGACGCAGCGCGTCGCCGGCTAGGAGCGACGAGACTGGCAGGAGCACTAGTCCTCTTCAGCCACCTGCTAGGCCCCAAAGAAAGCGGAGACCAGCGCCCAAGCCTCCCACGCTGGCCCAGGCAGAAGTTAGCAAT GGTTCTGAGGAGAATACCGGAGACTCCAGCAAGGACAAAGTAGTGATCAGCCACAGCCGCAACAGCAGCGATAGTTCCGGGTACCACGAGGCTTCCGTGCTGAGCGATAACCCTGACTCTGCCGGGAGACTACCAGAAACATTGCCCAGGAGGAACAGGCTGCCAATCGAGACGCCCAGGAAGCTGGCGCACACGTCGCAGTCCAGCAAGAGCCTCAGCAACCTGGCTTTCGTCCCTGGCACTCTTACCCACGGAATTAGCAGCACCTCGCTGAGTTCCGCAG GTCTGAGAAAGAAAAGGACAGCGCCTCCTCCGCCAGCGAACAGACCCCTCTCGTCCGCGATCTCCACCCAAGCACTGGAGCGCATAGTCGACTCCGAGGAGTCGCTGACGTCCGACATGGAGCCTTCCAAGCCGGCGTCGGACATCGGCGAAAGCGAGGCTCGCCCGAAGGCGAGCTCGGACATAGGCGTGACCACTGTGGGCGCGAAGCTGTCTCCGGGCTTCGAGCCGGAGCCAGCGAACCCAGAGCCGAAAGCCTGCAAGCTGGAGGTCGCGCCGCGTCACAGAGCCGGCTCCGTGAACGCTAAGTTGCCTAGCGACGAGCCGAGGAACGTTGCACCCGTAGAAGACGCTCCCGTAGATGCTAGAGTGCCGCGAAAGAGAG CTGGAGAACCCGCTCCGCTTCCCAAGCCTAGAAAAACCTCTGCGACTGGTAGCACGTTGGTGAGGCCCCAGGTGCCGAAACGCAAGCTAGCGCCGCCCTCCCCGTTGAGTAGAACCCTCAGCTCCAGCTCCAGCAATGTAGACCGCTTGCCCAGCACTGCGAGCGAAGCAAGCTCGAGCATCCCTTGCGGGACCAGCGTGGACAGCTTCGAATCTGCCGGAAGAAGCTCTGTAAGGTCTGACGGGAAGCCTGAAAGCGGAGAGAAGGTGGACGCCACCTCCGTCTGTTCCACCAGCGAGGACGAAGTGTTCCTGACTCCTGGGATCGATCAGAGCGAAGCGTGCTTTGATTACAACTCGATAACCTTGGAAGAAAAGGAGGAGGGATCGCTGAAGATGGTGGGGAACTCCGGTAAGGAATCCAGCAACCACGAAGTCCAGGAGAATGGAGGTCAGAGCGCCAAGTCGTCGACGAGGAGCACCCCTCGGCAGGAGAAGAAACTCTGCGCTGTGATTTCAACGGTGCCGAAGTGCGCCCACTTGGATCTGCTGGCGGAGAGCGGAGATCTGTTGTCCAGTGTTGAGAGGGGCAAGAAGGCTCAGGGGGAGCAGAGCGCGGAGGCTAAAGCAGGCGTTGATGAGGTGGCCGCCCAGAACAGGGAGCCGAAGAGGGCAAGGATCCCTCGAACAGCATCGAAGTCGAACGACTTCGAAACGAACACGCTGGAGAAACAGAAGAGGCATCTGACGTCCCACGCGGAGGACATCACGTTCGCTTTGAACCTGAATGTCACGTCTAACGTCGGCCTGCGACAGAAAGAGGAGCGGGACACTCGTTGCCAGGATGTTAGTGGAGGAGAGTTGCATCACGGATTGGGTGGATCAG CAGATACGAAGCTCTCGCAAACGGACGTTCTGCTGCAAAAGGTGTCCGACACCCTGTCCAACTCTCTGCCAGTCTCGCCTCCCAGCGAGCGTGTCCAAAAGCCGGAAGCAAGCAGCGTCTCCAAGAAAACGGAGCCCTCCGCTATGAAGAAGTCCGTAAACCAGCAGGGCAACGATTTCCAAGACGGTGTAATAGTGAGCACCAGTACGCCGAATCTGACAGTGAACTCGCAGCAGGACACCTCGGACTACGTGTCAGCTGCGGACGAAGACCTGTCGATCGCAGACTGGGAGTACCAGCTTCCCGCTCCGCCGAGTGCTTTCAGGGACACAGCTTCCCCGTCCTTCGAGAGCTTCGAAGAAGTCGCCGAGTCCCCTGAGTCCTTCGAGGACCCAGAGATCAAAGGGCAAGTCGAAGCGCTGCACAGAGAGCCGAAGGACTCCTCGGCGAAAGCTCCGGAGAGGCAGGAGCCAGAGAAGAGAACCCAGGAGAAGCCTTACAGACAGCTGAGATCAGAGTGCAGCCTGAAGAAAGAAGTGATCTGCGAGCTGGAGAACAGAATAAGTACGCTGCCTCAGGGTGCGAAGGACTCTGACTCCAGGAGAAGCTCCGACAACTCGTCCACCCCAAAAGTAGCTCCCGTGGACAACCCTCTGTCCAACTTCACCATCACGACCTACAGCAGGCAGAAAAATCTGAACATATTCgaggaggtggaggagcagTCTCGCAGGAAGAATGCGGACGACAGGTTCGTCAAGTCGTTCGCGACGTTGTCCAGGAACAGAAGCAACTCGGACGAGCTTGAAGACAGAGGATCGAAGGAGTTCAACGCGGGAACGCTGCAGGGGAAGAGGAGGGTGAACGCTGAAGACGAGGGGAAGAAGCTGGAACCAAAGACGCAAACGGACACCTCGCAGAGGTGGCAAGCTGGCAATGAGAAGGGCAACGTTCAGAGGTCCAAGAGCTACGCGTCGGTGTGCGACAAGCCCGAGCCCCaaagggacccgcctcaggagGGTGTCAGGAATGGCGGGCACGCGGAGGAAGCGAAGGATGCTGGGGTGAAGAAGGCAACGAGCATCACCAGCCTGAATGCTACTGCGCCTACGGGCAACGAGAGGTTCTCCCAGTGGAGGGAGAAGATTTTGAAGCGGCAAGAGGAACCTACCAAAGAAAAACAACTGCAGTCTCTACAG GTGCTGAAGAGCATTTTGCCGCAGTTGAAGAACGCTCAACAGGCGGAGGAAAATGTGCCCAAAGAATCTGATGACACAGTATTACCAGAGAAAACGAG GCCCGAGACTGCGTCTACCGAACATTCGGTCGAGTCGAGTGTAGTTTCGGCCCGCGACTCTCGACCAGCGCCAAGCAGCAAGGATCTGGAGCCGGGGTCGAAGAAGCCGCCACCAGAGACGAGTGCAAAGCGTTACACTTATTCCGGCCCTCCCGCGATCAGCTTGGGCAGCTGGTCGGAGCGACCCAGCGTCAATATCCAGATCAAAATGGACACGGACTACAAGCTGGGACTGAAGAGAGCCAGTGGCAGGACCATTGTAAATATAAACGGTACGAGGGATGAGATCGACGGCTCGAATTGCGCCGAGGATTCCATGAAGCCTCGTGACAAGGGTAAGATCGAAGTTGCGCCTTCGGAGAGGAGGGAGCCGAATGAACTAGCCCGGAAGCTGATCACGCACACGACAGCGTCAGGCTTCAAGAAGCCAGTTCTGAACAGGCTCGCCTCGGAGGCAAAGCCGCCGGGCGGCGAGAAGCCTGTGGTGACGGGGGTGGAGCTGAAGAAGAGCTTCGCCGAGGGCAGCGCGGTCGACACCTCCCCTGTGAACTTCAAGGAGCTGACCAAGGCGTTCGGCCAGGACGTCTGCCTCCGGCCGAAGCCCAAAAGGTCCACCTTGACCAGGCGCTCGGATGTCCAGGTCGAAAGTGACCCCGGGAAACTGAATGGGCACTGTGGTCCCGAGAAAAGCAACTCCAGCGATCAGTACCTGACCAACGACCAAGACACTAGGCCCAAGAGGTTCACTTCTGTCGTTGGCATACACCCGCAGAATCAGGGGAACTTCCCTTTCAGAAACGGGAACCTGCCTGTGGTGAAGGGCTTCAAGATCTCGAGCGCCAAGCTCGACCAGAATCAAAACAGGGAAGCCTCCAAAGAGCCGCGCAATGGTGTCCCGAAGCCTCCGACTATGCCTGTTATCACCGGCGTCACTTTGAAGAACGCCAGGCCCAAGTCTATGCCTGTCCAGGTCGACCAGAGGGACGTGTTGCTGGAGTCGATTAGGAACTTCGGAGGCCGCGAGAACCTGAAGAGC GCTACGGAAAGATGTTAA
- the Xxylt gene encoding xyloside xylosyltransferase: MLLLRKVLLNLTILAVILVLFYCYQTSNGVHWRLRAAREQENASTTESSDPGEEKASTIGRSKRKVYYNVWCIFTKVASNSPMKRKFEIFAESLLRVSSVDIAFHVITDVDSKDVAENVLEGVLSSTGKYMKLHYYDVHELASQLEDIVSVMSPHFSSKPGTYYSDALFFLSLGLHRIAPAEQSLAAMFDADTKFREDIKELFREFDRFGSQALFGLAPELTPVYRHVLYLYRNKHPNTLFGEPSRSGGYPGFNSGVVLFNLDRLRNSSVYNRIVRQENVDAMTEKYHFKGHLGDQDFYTLLGMERPELIHTIDCGWNRQLCTWWRDRGYADVFGNYSRCDSETKLWHGNCNTPIPDD; the protein is encoded by the exons ATGCTCTTGCTACGCAAGGTGCTCCTAAACTTGACGATTCTCGCTGTGATCCTGGTGCTGTTCTACTGTTACCAGACGTCAAATGGTGTACACTGGAGGCTGCGCGCCGCTCGCGAGCAGGAGAACGCCTCGACCACAGAGTCGAGCGACCCTGGCGAGGAAAAAGCCTCCACGATCGGTCGCTCGAAGAGAAAAGTATACTACAACGTCTGGTGCATATTCACGAAAGTCGCCAGTAACTCGCCAATGAAGCGGAAGTTTGAGATCTTCGCGGAATCTTTGCTCAGAGTCTCCTCCGTCGACATTGCTTTCCACGTGATAACCGACGTCGACAGCAAAGACGTAGCCGAGAATGTCCTCGAGGGGGTTCTTTCGTCTACTGGGAAGTACATGAAG CTGCACTACTACGACGTGCACGAGCTAGCTTCGCAGCTGGAGGACATCGTGTCCGTCATGTCGCCGCACTTCAGCAGCAAACCAGGGACCTACTACTCGGACGCCTTGTTTTTCTTATCCCTGGGGCTGCATCGAATAGCCCCGGCCGAGCAGAGCCTGGCGGCGATGTTCGACGCGGACACTAAATTCCGCGAGGATATCAAGGAGCTCTTCCGAGAGTTCGATCGCTTCGGGAGCCAGGCTCTGTTCGGCCTCGCTCCGGAGCTCACTCCGGTTTACAGACACGTTTTGTATCTGTACCGGAATAAACACCCGAACACTCTGTTCGGAGAACCTTCGAGGTCGGGAGGGTATCCTGGTTTCAACAGCGGGGTGGTGCTGTTTAATCTGGATAGATTGCGCAATTCTTCTGTGTATAATCGAATTGTTAGGCAGGAGAACGTTGATGCGATGACTGAGAAATATCATTTTAAG GGGCACTTGGGAGACCAAGATTTTTATACGCTCTTGGGAATGGAGAGGCCTGAACTGATCCATACTATCGACTGCGGATGGAACAGGCAGCTGTGTACTTGGTGGAGGGACCGCGGCTATGCAGACGTGTTTGGGAATTATTCGAGGTGCGACTCGGAGACTAAATTGTGGCACGGGAATTGCAATACTCCGATACCCGATGACTGA